A genomic window from Salvia hispanica cultivar TCC Black 2014 chromosome 5, UniMelb_Shisp_WGS_1.0, whole genome shotgun sequence includes:
- the LOC125186799 gene encoding BRAP2 RING ZnF UBP domain-containing protein 2-like, with protein sequence MLEKTSTSSSAATGAPAEDLFRSTEDADFTGDPSWSATAQALNFSSGNPRIEEITGVMHLFKNDASSDQLPVERNPLICVVGVPNHTTYADFCQFCGPFIQNMLEMRIVRTEGLEDRYSVLIRLDDQKNADYFYKQYNGKCFSSLEEETCRMFFTVDIQYTGSIEHSQPSSASFTELPTCPVCLERLDQDTDGILTTICNHSFHCSCMSKWTDSSCPVCRYCQQQPEKSVCYVCQTSENLWMCLICGFVGCGRYREGHAIGHWKETEHCYSLELETQRVWDYAGDNYVHRLIQSKTDGKLVELNHHCAQHYDGSSKSAGQIDTLGDEVEYIKSEYNELLTSQLESQKNYFESLLQEVEEDTERESSLAIEKALSENTKLLKLQKKLDKGIEQKRFLDEINDNLLRNQSIWESKIEEIERREKKLLQVKDKRIEVLEEQLRSLMACLETQNSEQQSAVSDEPTDSNSEAVVAETSSESGSRGTKKTNNRRKKK encoded by the exons ATGCTGGAGAAGACTTCGACGAGTTCGAGCGCCGCCACCGGAGCTCCGGCGGAGGATTTGTTCCGATCGACGGAAGATGCGGACTTTACCGGAGATCCCTCCTGGTCTGCAACTGCCCAGGCGTTGAATTTCTCTTCTGGAAACCCTAGAATCGAAGAGATCACAGGCGTTATGCATCTCTTCAAAAACGACGCATCATCAGACCAACTTCCG GTTGAGAGAAATCCTCTTATTTGTGTAGTTGGGGTCCCCAATCACACTACCTATGCAGATTTCTGTCAGTTCTGTGGTCCATTTATTCAGAACATGTTGGAAATGCGAATTGTGAG GACTGAAGGATTGGAGGATCGCTACAGTGTGTTGATCAGGCTTGATGATCAAAAAAATGCAGATTATTTTTACAAGCAGTACAATGGAAAGTGTTTTTCGTCACTTGAG GAGGAGACCTGCCGCATGTTCTTCACTGTAGATATCCAATATACTGGGTCAATTGAGCACTCACAACCTTCCTCTGCAAGCTTTACAGAGCTGCCTACTTGTCCAGTTTGTCTTG AGAGACTAGACCAAGATACTGATGGGATTCTCACTACAATCTGTAACCACTCCTTTCACTGCTCCTGTATGTCTAAATGGACTGATTCTTCTTGCCCG GTATGCCGGTACTGCCAGCAACAGCCTGAGAAATCAGTATGTTATGTTTGTCAAACTTCAGAAAATCTTTGGATGTGTCTTATTTGTGGTTTTGTTGGCTGTGGGAG GTATAGGGAAGGGCATGCCATCGGTCACTGGAAAGAAACTGAACACTGCTATTCCCTTGAACTGGAAACACAACGTGTGTGGGACTATGCTGGTGACAATTATGTTCACCGATTGATACAATCTAAAACCGATGGAAAATTGGTTGAGCTAAATCACCACTGTGCCCAGCATTATGATGGTTCGAGTAAGTCTGCGGGACAGATTGACACTTTGGGTGATGAAGTTGAATAT ATAAAGAGCGAGTACAATGAGCTTCTTACTTCTCAACTTGAAAGCCAGAAAAAT TATTTTGAGTCATTACTGCAAGAAGTTGAAGAAGACACTGAAAGGGAATCTTCCTTAGCTATTGAAAAGGCTTTGAGCGAAAACACAAAACTGCTAAAATTGCAAAAGAAGCTTGATAAAGGCATTGAACAAAAGAGATTTCTTGACGAG ATCAATGATAATCTTCTAAGAAACCAAAGCATTTGGGAATCTAAGATAGAGGAGATCGAACGAAG GGAGAAGAAACTTTTGCAAGTAAAGGACAAAAGAATTGAAGTGTTGGAGGAGCAG TTGAGAAGCTTGATGGCATGCCTTGAAACTCAGAACTCAGAGCAACAATCAGCAGTTTCAGATGAGCCAACCGATAGCAACTCTGAGGCAGTAGTTGCAGAGACATCTTCTGAAAGTGGTAGCAGAGGGACCAAAAAGACGAATAATCgaagaaaaaagaagtga
- the LOC125189338 gene encoding putative UPF0481 protein At3g02645 produces the protein MLHSPSHQSPNPNPIWDEQRWIIYIRQALDHEDDLDQESHIPVSIFNVPKFLMRTSPESYVPQLVALGPYHHSRPELYEMEMHKLSTAKRSQKASPGLKLHNLVDQLSRAEHMFRASYHKFLNLNGETLAWMVAVDSCFLLDFLQRKTGSGRKTGLHDAILRDIVMLENQIPLFSLKKTLAFISGSTDGVDDRLYAMAVGLCTDSSPLMIQESNGVDQINKSAHLLEFLYNMILPHLQESFETELDNDEEGPNKAAPAKTGPFSLIKRLVLSKPVNIILTLPWKIISNLPGILMLKQVEYFCFSRNTGDQNNNNNNSNHLLMDEITIPSVTELSNAGIEFARTDKGIPGIDFDKETATFHLPSLSVDVNTEVVMRNLVAYEACGDASQPLIFTRYTELMNGIIDSEDDARILREKGIVWNYLKSDQDVADLWNGMSRSIRMTKVPLLDRVIEDVNSYYDGRWKVRIAKFVSRYVFGSWQSITLMAASMLLFFHKESEKEKNERKEKECQRRIAACAIFLQK, from the exons atgctACATTCTCCTTCTCACCAAAGCCCGAACCCGAATCCAATCTGGGACGAGCAACGCTGGATCATCTACATTCGTCAAGCATTGGACCACGAAGATGATCTCGACCAAGAATCCCACATCCCTGTCTCAATCTTCAACGTCCCAAAATTCCTCATGCGCACCAGCCCGGAATCCTACGTGCCACAGCTAGTAGCGTTAGGCCCGTACCACCACTCTCGGCCCGAACTATACGAGATGGAAATGCATAAGCTCTCCACAGCCAAAAGATCGCAAAAAGCTTCCCCGGGCCTCAAATTGCACAACCTCGTCGACCAATTATCCCGGGCCGAGCACATGTTTCGGGCCTCTTATCACAAGTTCCTCAATCTCAACGGCGAAACCTTAGCTTGGATGGTGGCCGTGGATTCGTGCTTCTTGCTGGATTTTCTCCAGAGAAAAACAGGAAGCGGCCGTAAGACGGGCCTTCATGATGCAATCCTTAGAGATATTGTGAtgttggagaatcaaatcccACTATTTTCGTTGAAGAAAACGCTGGCATTCATCTCGGGCTCAACGGACGGAGTGGATGATCGTCTCTACGCCATGGCGGTCGGGCTCTGCACAGACTCCTCCCCTTTGATGATCCAAGAATCGAATGGCGTTGATCAGATCAACAAATCCGCTCATCTCCTAGAATTCCTATACAACATGATCCTCCCACACCTCCAAGAATCATTCGAAACAGAACTAGACAACGACGAAGAAGGCCCGAATAAGGCTGCTCCCGCCAAAACAGGCCCGTTTAGTTTGATCAAGAGGCTAGTGTTGTCGAAACCGGTCAACATCATCCTCACATTGCCTTGGAAAATCATTTCCAATCTTCCAGGCATACTAATGCTGAAACAGGTCGAGTACTTCTGTTTCTCTCGAAATACAGGAGACCAgaataacaacaacaacaacagtAATCATTTACTGATGGATGAAATCACAATCCCTTCGGTGACTGAGCTCTCCAACGCGGGAATTGAATTCGCAAGGACGGATAAAGGCATTCCAGGCATAGATTTCGACAAAGAAACAGCTACATTCCATCTCCCATCGCTGTCGGTCGATGTAAACACTGAGGTGGTGATGAGGAACCTCGTCGCGTACGAGGCCTGTGGAGACGCATCGCAGCCCTTGATCTTCACGCGGTACACGGAATTGATGAACGGGATCATCGACAGCGAGGATGATGCAAGGATTTTGAGGGAAAAGGGGATTGTTTGGAACTACTTGAAGAGCGATCAAGATGTGGCTGACTTGTGGAATGGCATGAGCAGGTCGATTAGAATGACGAAAGTGCCCTTGTTGGATAGAGTCATTGAAGATGTGAACAGTTATTACGACGGTAGATGGAAGGTTAGGATAGCAAAGTTTGTGAGTAGATACGTTTTTGGATCGTGGCAGTCGATCACGTTAATGGCTGCTTCTATGCTGCTGTTTTTT CATaaagaaagtgaaaaggagaaaaatgaGAGGAAGGAGAAAGAGTGCCAGCGCCGCATTGCCGCCTGTGCGATTTtccttcaaaaataa